One window of Brevibacterium pigmentatum genomic DNA carries:
- a CDS encoding PTS transporter subunit EIIC — protein sequence MAIPSAEAPKKRKKAIPGFAQLQRIGRSLMLPIAVLPAAALLMRFGQPDMLGADGLGQFASWLLPVATVLAAAGSALFDNLPLIFAVGVAIGFAKKADGSTALAAVVGYMVLTGVFTAMSPSFGSDNGEGENVINFGVLGGIVVGIITALLYQRYHRIKLPTYLGFFGGRRFVPIVTAVASMVIAVVMALIYPVFDALINKGVGGFLMEHGANPGTGFVFGTINRLLIPFGLHHLLNNLPWFQLGSCTTSSGDTAHGDITCFFSGVDGTADWTGSFMTGFFPIMMFALPAAALAIYHTAQPNRRKVVGGIMLSVALTSFVTGITEPLEYAFAYVAFPLYAVHAVLTGTSFVVVNALGIKSGFGFSAGALDYLLNLGRASELSGGIGPVLLLLVIGLAYAVIYYFLFRWAIIKFNLHTPGREDETDTGTGAPSVFDEAQIAAEESTGKKRAQDEGRS from the coding sequence GCCCTGCTGATGCGCTTCGGTCAGCCGGACATGCTCGGTGCAGACGGACTCGGCCAGTTCGCAAGTTGGCTGCTGCCGGTGGCGACGGTCCTCGCAGCCGCTGGTTCTGCTCTGTTCGACAACCTGCCGTTGATCTTCGCCGTCGGTGTGGCCATCGGATTCGCGAAGAAGGCCGACGGCTCCACCGCGCTGGCCGCGGTCGTCGGGTATATGGTCCTCACCGGAGTCTTCACGGCCATGTCTCCGAGCTTCGGCTCGGACAACGGCGAGGGTGAGAACGTCATCAACTTCGGAGTGCTCGGCGGAATCGTCGTCGGCATCATCACCGCCCTGCTCTATCAGCGCTATCACCGGATCAAACTGCCGACCTACCTCGGTTTCTTCGGCGGTCGTCGTTTCGTTCCGATCGTCACCGCGGTCGCGTCGATGGTCATTGCCGTGGTCATGGCCCTGATCTACCCCGTCTTCGACGCTCTCATCAACAAGGGCGTGGGCGGCTTCCTCATGGAGCACGGAGCCAATCCGGGCACCGGGTTCGTCTTCGGCACGATCAACCGCCTCCTCATCCCCTTCGGGCTGCACCACCTGCTGAACAATCTGCCGTGGTTCCAGCTGGGTTCGTGCACGACCTCCTCGGGGGACACCGCGCACGGCGACATCACCTGCTTCTTCTCCGGTGTGGACGGCACGGCCGACTGGACGGGGTCGTTCATGACCGGCTTCTTCCCGATCATGATGTTCGCCCTTCCGGCCGCGGCCCTGGCCATCTATCACACCGCCCAGCCGAACCGCCGCAAGGTCGTCGGCGGCATCATGCTCTCGGTGGCGCTGACCTCTTTCGTCACCGGTATCACCGAGCCGCTCGAATACGCCTTCGCCTATGTCGCATTCCCGCTCTACGCGGTCCACGCCGTGCTCACCGGCACGTCGTTTGTGGTGGTGAATGCACTCGGAATCAAATCCGGATTCGGCTTCTCGGCCGGTGCGCTGGACTATCTGCTCAACCTCGGACGAGCCTCCGAACTCTCCGGCGGCATCGGGCCCGTCCTGCTCCTGCTCGTCATCGGCCTGGCCTACGCCGTCATCTACTACTTCCTGTTCCGCTGGGCGATCATCAAGTTCAACCTGCACACCCCGGGTCGCGAAGACGAAACCGACACCGGCACGGGTGCTCCGTCGGTCTTCGACGAGGCCCAGATCGCCGCCGAGGAATCCACGGGCAAGAAACGCGCACAGGACGAAGGCAGAAGCTGA
- a CDS encoding aldo/keto reductase — MTVPTLTLNDGKTIPQLGFGVFKVDPDETERIVTDALEVGYRHIDTAAVYGNEEGVGRAIAKSGIARDELFVTTKLWNDRHGAEESKRALGESLEKLGLDHVDLYLIHWPTPQNKNSVETWEAFPSYRDQGLTTSIGVSNFDHRFLPEILDTGIIPAVDQIEVHPQFQQVDTRPLLAENDIKIEAWGPLGQGKVDYASTVIGEIAAAQEKSWAQTIIRWHLQKGHIVFPKSNNRDRMEQNFSVFDFELTDAEVAAIGALENGGRVSADPAEVN, encoded by the coding sequence ATGACGGTTCCCACACTCACTCTCAACGACGGCAAGACGATCCCTCAGCTGGGCTTCGGCGTCTTCAAGGTCGACCCCGACGAGACGGAACGCATCGTCACCGACGCCCTCGAAGTCGGCTACCGCCACATCGACACCGCCGCCGTCTACGGCAACGAGGAAGGTGTGGGCCGGGCCATCGCGAAGTCCGGGATCGCCCGTGACGAACTCTTCGTGACGACCAAGCTGTGGAACGACCGCCACGGCGCAGAGGAGTCCAAACGCGCCCTCGGCGAATCCCTGGAGAAGCTCGGCCTCGACCACGTCGATCTCTACCTCATTCATTGGCCGACCCCGCAGAACAAGAATTCCGTCGAGACGTGGGAGGCCTTCCCCTCCTACCGCGATCAGGGCCTGACCACGTCGATCGGCGTGTCGAACTTCGACCACCGGTTCCTGCCCGAGATCCTCGACACCGGCATCATCCCCGCCGTCGACCAGATCGAGGTCCACCCTCAGTTCCAGCAGGTCGATACCCGTCCGCTGCTGGCCGAGAACGACATCAAGATCGAAGCCTGGGGACCGCTGGGACAGGGCAAGGTCGACTACGCGAGCACCGTCATCGGTGAGATCGCCGCCGCTCAAGAGAAGTCCTGGGCCCAGACCATCATCCGCTGGCACCTGCAGAAGGGTCATATCGTCTTCCCGAAGTCGAACAACCGCGACCGCATGGAGCAGAACTTCTCCGTCTTCGACTTCGAACTCACGGACGCCGAGGTAGCAGCCATCGGTGCGCTCGAAAACGGCGGTCGCGTCTCCGCCGATCCCGCCGAGGTGAACTGA
- the mdlC gene encoding benzoylformate decarboxylase, with translation MADQPEGEKTVLDASLEVFRAHGMTTIFGNPGSNELPFLAGLGDDFRFVLGLHEQVVVGMAEGYARATGGPALVNLHAASGSGNGMGALTNAHYGHVPLVVLAGQQVRRTVGQETMLASVDASTLPAPLVKYSHEPLSATDVPRTLSQAALEASTQPSGPVYVSVPLDDWDEPALPDDALLAKRSVTTAGTMPESLRRELADVLDGAQNPALVLGPQVDAAAVADPTVYEDAMVLAERLGASVYVAPSPTRCPFPTTHPNFEGVLVPGIKSVRDRLSGHDVVLVMGAATFRYHRWEPANYLEPGTEVIQITQDPREATRAPFGRAVVADVAAALADLAEATTDRGTRRGDRRSRTVTAPARSEQGMAGTEVLDVLNEHVDDSVVYVNETTTLDLDYLERIVIDRPGMYHFPASGGLGFGLPVAVGMALGDPEKTVVATVGDGSANYGLTALYTAAQLGTKTIFVIVNNSGYGALSGFAERMGVPDTPGLTLGTIDFVSLAQGYGVPASRTTTREEFDAAYREALQADGPVLIDAVVLGA, from the coding sequence ATGGCCGATCAGCCCGAAGGTGAGAAGACAGTCCTCGACGCGAGTCTGGAGGTCTTCCGTGCCCACGGGATGACGACGATCTTCGGAAATCCGGGCTCGAACGAGCTGCCGTTCCTCGCGGGACTGGGCGATGACTTCCGGTTCGTCCTCGGTCTGCATGAACAGGTCGTCGTCGGCATGGCCGAAGGATACGCACGGGCCACGGGAGGGCCGGCGCTGGTCAATCTGCACGCCGCCTCGGGGTCGGGCAATGGAATGGGTGCGTTGACGAACGCCCACTACGGCCACGTTCCGCTCGTCGTCCTCGCAGGTCAGCAGGTGCGCCGCACCGTCGGTCAGGAGACGATGCTGGCCAGCGTCGATGCCTCGACCCTGCCCGCCCCGCTGGTGAAGTACTCACACGAGCCGCTGTCGGCCACCGACGTGCCGCGCACCTTGTCGCAGGCGGCACTCGAAGCAAGTACTCAGCCGAGTGGTCCCGTCTATGTGTCCGTTCCGCTCGACGACTGGGACGAACCGGCCCTTCCCGACGACGCGCTGTTGGCGAAGCGTTCGGTGACGACGGCGGGCACCATGCCGGAGTCGCTGCGCCGCGAACTCGCCGACGTCCTCGACGGGGCGCAGAACCCTGCCCTCGTCCTCGGCCCGCAGGTCGATGCCGCAGCAGTCGCCGATCCGACGGTCTATGAGGACGCAATGGTGCTGGCCGAACGCCTCGGTGCTTCCGTCTATGTCGCGCCTTCGCCGACGCGGTGCCCGTTCCCCACAACCCATCCGAACTTCGAAGGCGTCCTGGTTCCGGGCATCAAGTCGGTGCGCGACCGACTGTCCGGCCATGACGTCGTCCTCGTCATGGGCGCCGCCACCTTCAGATACCACCGCTGGGAACCGGCGAACTACCTGGAGCCGGGCACCGAGGTCATCCAGATCACCCAGGATCCACGGGAGGCGACGCGGGCACCGTTCGGCCGCGCCGTCGTCGCCGATGTCGCCGCTGCGCTCGCCGACCTCGCGGAGGCGACGACCGATCGAGGAACTCGCCGAGGCGACCGCCGGTCCCGAACCGTCACCGCTCCTGCCCGATCGGAGCAGGGGATGGCCGGCACCGAGGTGCTCGATGTCCTCAACGAGCACGTCGACGACAGTGTCGTCTACGTCAATGAGACGACCACCCTCGACCTCGACTACCTCGAGCGGATCGTCATCGACCGGCCCGGAATGTATCACTTCCCGGCCTCGGGAGGACTGGGCTTCGGGTTGCCGGTCGCCGTCGGCATGGCCCTCGGCGATCCGGAGAAGACCGTTGTCGCCACCGTGGGCGACGGTTCTGCGAACTACGGGCTCACGGCTCTGTACACGGCCGCTCAGCTGGGCACGAAGACGATCTTCGTCATCGTCAACAACTCCGGATACGGTGCGCTCTCCGGATTCGCCGAGCGCATGGGAGTCCCGGACACCCCGGGCCTGACCCTGGGCACGATCGACTTCGTCTCCCTGGCGCAGGGATACGGTGTCCCGGCCAGCCGCACCACGACTCGCGAGGAGTTCGACGCCGCCTACCGGGAAGCGCTGCAGGCCGACGGACCGGTGCTCATCGACGCCGTTGTCCTCGGCGCCTGA